A region of Vespula vulgaris chromosome 1, iyVesVulg1.1, whole genome shotgun sequence DNA encodes the following proteins:
- the LOC127067071 gene encoding actin-binding protein IPP codes for MRLKGKNNAKSFHSVYKVLSRICRTVDKVQLDGFMADGAVPPLKNGHNSNNMGFATQPVSPTSDATSTVYAVGQYAPKVLRNLNGQRLKNQFTDVGLVADGSIIHAHRSVLAAGSAYFNAMFTGGLVEEQQELVEIHSISASILSLLIDFIYTGNVDITEDNVQELFAAADMLELDEVVSGCITYLEQQLHYSNALGIYRFAEAHNRLDLLETALRFIQVNFPQVSQEEEFLDLPKEHLVRFLSSDLIHIDTEFQVFQAAYNWITHDIPARRCYVFEILGHIRLRLCSLARLERIILECKDASLIVALRSIEKDLICNKGCLVPLHAQPRLCAKKNILVIGGSKREQAADSWGRAAESTYESIEKYDTFTGEWSEVAPISIGRILPGVALLDGKVYVVGGELESCIIANCECYDPRDNVWTSIACMEEPRCEFGLCALDNSLYAFGGWVGEDIGGSIEIYDPITNTWTLEGELPEPRFSMGVVAYEGLIYVVGGCTHNSRHRQDVMSYNPVTREWNYLAPMLTPRSQMGITVLDGYIYVVGGTNKNQEVLNSVERYSFEKNKWSMVAPMNIGRSYPAVAAADSRLYVIGGDQSQEINFYRTQITISTVECYDPHLNKWHECASLPTSRGEAAAIVAPF; via the exons ATGCGTTTAAAGGGGAAAAATAACGCTAAGTCGTTTCATAGCGTCTATAAGGTGCTTTCTCGTATATGTC gaACAGTGGACAAAGTTCAACTTGATGGTTTCATGGCGGATGGTGCAGTACCGCCACTAAAGAATGGGCACAACTCTAATAATATGGGATTTGCTACACAACCTGTAAGTCCTACTTCAGATGCCACTAGTACTGTATATGCAGTGGGACAATATGCGCCAAAAGTTTTGAGAAATTTAAATGGCCAACGATTAAAGAATCAGTTTACTGACGTCGGCCTTGTTGCCGACGGCAGCATTATCCATGCACACAGATCGGTTCTAGCAGCGGGAAGTGCTTATTTCAATGCTATGTTTACTGGTGGCCTCGTCGAAGAACAACAAGAATTGGTGGAAATTCATTCTATATCAGCTTCAATCCTTTCGCTCTTAATAGATTTTATCTATACTGGAAATGTTGATATTACCGAAGACAATGTCCAAGAATTGTTTGCTGCTGCCGATATGCTTGAACTGGATGAAGTAGTTTCTGGCTGCATTACTTATTTAGAACAACAACTTCATTATTCAAATGCCCTTGGAATTTATAG GTTTGCAGAAGCACACAACAGGTTGGATCTATTAGAGACTGCCTTACGTTTTATACAAGTCAATTTTCCTCAAGTTTCTCAAGAAGAGGAGTTTTTAGACCTGCCCAAAGAACATCTTGTTCGTTTCCTCAGCAGTGATTTAATTCATATCGACACTGAATTTCAG gTCTTCCAAGCTGCATACAATTGGATTACACACGATATACCTGCACGAAGATGCtatgtatttgaaatattaggTCATATACGGCTAAGACTTTGTTCGTTGGCACGTCTGGAAAGAATAATATTGGAATGTAAAGATGCCAGTCTCATTGTTGCTTTGCGCtctatagaaaaagatttaatatgtAACAAAGGATGTCTTGTACCTCTTCATGCACAGCCTAGACTTTgtgctaaaaaaaatattttggtaATCGGTGGTTCTAAGAGGGAACAAGCAGCGGATAGTTGGGGCAGAGCTGCTGAAAGCACTTATGAGagtattgaaaaatatgacaCTTTTACTGG TGAATGGAGCGAAGTAGCACCAATAAGCATAGGACGTATATTGCCAGGTGTAGCACTTCTAGACGGTAAAGTATATGTAGTCGGCGGAGAACTCGAATCATGCATCATTGCAAATTGCGAGTGTTACGATCCTCGGGATAATGTATGGACTTCGATTGCTTGCATGGAAGAACCTAGATGTGAATTTGGACTTTGTGCCTTGGATAATAGCTTATATGCATTTGGTGGTTGGGTAGGAGAAGATATTGGCGGTTCTATAGAAATTTATGATCCGATCACTAATACTTGGACGCTTGAAGGGGAACTTCCGGAACCACGTTTCAGTATGGGAGTTGTCGCGTATGAAG gaCTAATCTATGTAGTAGGTGGTTGTACACATAACAGTAGGCATCGTCAAGATGTAATGAGTTATAATCCAGTTACTAGAGAATGGAATTACTTAGCTCCTATGTTAACACCACGATCCCAAATGGGAATTACTGTTCTCGATGGTTATATTTATGTGGTTGGTGGTACCAATAAAAATCAAGAAGTTTTAAATTCCGTTGAACGATATTCTTTTGAAAAG AATAAATGGAGCATGGTAGCACCAATGAATATTGGTCGTTCATATCCTGCAGTTGCTGCAGCTGATAGTAGACTGTATGTTATAGGAGGGGATCAATCGcaagaaatcaatttttacCGTACACAGATAACTATTTCTACTGTAGAATGTTACGATcctcatttaaataaatggcATGAATGTGCTTCACTACCAACGAGCAGAGGGGAAGCAGCAGCTATTGTTGCACCCTTTTGa
- the LOC127067040 gene encoding BTB/POZ domain-containing protein 7, which yields MNVLRILTPCALQSRETRETNSDNKRGCWFMSGWGEDASHMIHRMGASASSSVASVGGDSVQAARLSPSGNYDQHGLAIRERKKKMTGFATLRKKFIRKRRSSKVCDHGRIFRDMISTWSHLEAIALLEEYEALAALKDLHVQAELARPPAATFKQDLSLLYDYKQCSDADLVYQGACFPIHRAILSARCPYFRDLLAGYPGYGARICLDLRTPNLEVQTFSALLRYLYTGDICPHDATFGTNILQRLGEEFGTLNPLEQDLRYLLDTGDYADAALVFTSDSDCQRPDSGCSEYGFRPKLELPCHKAILSARSPFFRNLIQRRTKSGEDRTERTLHIPTRIILDESVIPKRYARVLLHAVYLDTVDLSLILRGNGCGNSAGSLGEVQALTHTGRMRPSPLEEAMELYQIGRFLELDILSQGCEDIILDCLTLESLPTVLKWGSQPHGSAWVHRQALHYLREEFQPIASSTILHQLDHAHLVNVLQSHFLQASELEILQAVLKWGEHELVRRMEDREPNLLNHTVHSVTRKGVKKKDLSDIELREILSELLPLVRIDHILPHNSEILTQAIRRGLVSTPPSHMIGDGRDSIHTNAWIRGGKKNGFFVRPRLFMPYYEEIKSLVEEQIVQDTDLVRLQRTRYVADIPDALYMVDEKPRTMGTAGVDVLAAAFPVPDSSTMAAMLKREQKLRQSPSCLRAIDLPLSSRSEINRQVRLRVVREFNLPDAVADILENTASFMKQQDNNITGIEDINSPDMDINARTSAPSYYGRNMTFPRPASSYADRHELPAVVIEGENNRLLVEQQENSSCSDGHLSGVMPDVAMATASFGALQLMEHQELDLGDGTSHILQHISPSTGTVGLNRSSLPRQHQGHISAPPPLPYAYQRTVTALPRFI from the exons ATGAATGTATTGAGGATTTTAACTCCATGTGCATTGCAAAGTAGAGAAACAAGGGAAACAAATAGTGATAATAAAAGAGGTTGCTGGTTCATGAGTGGATGGGGAGAAGATGCTTCTCATATGATCCATAGAATGGGTGCATCCGCATCTTCAAGTGTTGCAAGTGTTGGTGGAGATTCAGTTCAAGCAGCTAGGCTTTCGCCTTCTGGCAACTATGATCAACATGGACTTGCAATTAG agaaagaaaaaagaaaatgacagGATTTGCTACACtacgtaaaaaatttattaggaAACGTCGTTCGTCTAAAGTATGTGATCACGGCAGGATTTTTAGAGACATGATATCAACATGGAGTCATTTAGAAGCAATAGCACTTTTAGAAGAGTACGAAGCCTTAGCTGCTTTAAAAGATCTTCATGTCCAAGCAGAATTAGCCAGACCTCCAGCTGCTACATTTAAACAAGATTTATCTTTATTGTATGACTACAAGCAGTGTTCCGATGCCGATCTTGTCTATCAAGGTGCATGCTTTCCCATTCATAGGGCCATATTATCCGCACGTTGTCCATATTTTAGGGATTTATTAGCAGGATACCCTG GTTATGGTGCTCGAATATGTTTAGATTTGAGAACACCTAATCTAGAAGTTCAGACATTTTCTGCTTTATTACGATACCTCTATACTGGTGATATTTGTCCACATGATGCAACATTTGgaacaaatatattacaacGACTTGGCGAAGAATTTGGGACATTGAATCCTTTAGAACAAGATCTTAGATACTTACTTGATACCGGTGATTATGCTGATGCTGCATTAGTATTTACATCAGATAGCGATTGTCAAAGGCCAGACAGTGGGTGTTCTGAGTATGGATTTCGACCAAAATTAGAGCTACCATGCCATAAAGCAATACTTTCTGCGAGATCGccattttttagaaatttgatACAAAGACGTACTAAGTCGGGAGAAGATCGTACGGAAAGAACGCTACATATACCTACTAGAATAATTTTGGATGAAAGTGTAATACCGAAAAGATATGCTAGAGTTCTATTACATGCAGTTTATTTAGATACCGTTGACCTCTCATTAATACTAAGAGGTAATGGTTGTGGAAATAGTGCTGGTAGTCTTGGTGAG gtGCAGGCATTAACTCATACAGGGAGAATGAGACCAAGTCCTTTAGAAGAAGCAATGGAATTATATCAAATTGGTAGATTTCTTGAGTTAGACATATTATCTCAAGGCTgtgaagatattattttagattGTCTGACATTAGAATCACTTCCAACAGTACTCAA aTGGGGTAGTCAACCTCATGGATCTGCATGGGTACACAGACAAGCATTACATTATTTAAGAGAAGAATTTCAACCAATCGCTTCTTCAACGATTCTTCATCAATTGGATCATGCTCATTTAGTAAATGTGTTGCAAAGTCATTTTCTACAAGCAAGTGAGTTGGAAATATTACAGGCAGTTTTAAAATGGGGCGAACATGAATTAGTTCGGCGCATGGAAGATAGAGAaccaaatttattaaatcatacAGTACACTCTGTCACAAGAAAGggagttaaaaagaaagatcttaGTGACATTGAATTACGAGAAATACTTAGTGAACTACTACCACTTGTTAGAATTGATCATATCTTGCCACACAACAGTGAAATATTAACTCAG GCTATCAGAAGAGGCTTGGTTTCTACTCCTCCTAGTCATATGATAGGAGATGGAAGGGATAGCATACATACAAATGCTTGGATAAGAGGTGGAAAAAAGAATGGCTTTTTTGTTAGACCAAGATTATTCATGCCTTATTATGAAGAAATTAAG tCTTTAGTCGAAGAACAGATAGTTCAAGATACGGATCTTGTCAGATTACAAAGAACGCGATATGTTGCGGATATACCGGACGCACTATATATGGTTGATGAAAAACCAAGAACTATGGGCACTGCTGGTGTAGATGTTCTTGCAGCTGCATTTCCAG TTCCAGATTCATCAACAATGGCTGCAATGCTTAAACGGGAACAAAAATTAAGGCAATCTCCAAGTTGTCTACGAGCTATAGATCTACCTTTATCTTCGCGAAGCGAAATTAATAGGCAAGTGCGCCTAAGGGTCGTTAGAGAATTCAATTTACCAGATGCAGTAGCGGATATTTTAGAA AACACTGCATCATTTATGAAACAGCAAGATAACAATATAACTGGAATTGAAGATATAAACTCGCCGGATATGGATATTAATGCGAGAACTTCCGCGCCTTCGTATTACGGAAGGAATATGACGTTTCCTCGGCCGGCTTCATCTTATGCGGATAGGCACGAACTTCCGGCCGTAGTTATTGAAGGAGAGAATAACAGACTTCTTGTAGAG CAACAAGAAAATAGCTCTTGCAGCGATGGCCATCTATCCGGAGTAATGCCAGATGTGGCAATGGCTACTGCATCGTTCGGAGCTTTGCAATTGATGGAACATCAAGAATTGGATCTTGGCGATGGAACGTCACATATTTTGCAACATATTTCACCGTCAACTGGAACCGTAGGTCTAAATCGTTCTTCGCTTCCTCGTCAACATCAAGGACATATTTCCGCCCCACCTCCTCTGCCATACGCGTACCAACGTACCGTCACTGCCTTACCGAggtttatttaa
- the LOC127067095 gene encoding uncharacterized protein LOC127067095 isoform X2, which translates to MAEMCELETSLPIEDFEGLIRKSLGSGLKIKNVTWKHLTDPGENFGSLILAVTVNTIENSSSKTLNVVAKLPPKSAYLVDLFNSPLTFKKELNFYSDVVPALKDIYRSSNLQEEVSVPRYFGGRLGLENPDKFDLQAVIILENLKSSGYSVQDRIMGMDLEHVKHAVKELAKLHAMIIGLKINRRDFFKNTILPVLVSPTNETAVKCVMDMIHKAHEDLKHLEEAKPYMESVEATLKSTNISNETEKDDLWATIVHKDFWVNNMLFCHDSSGHITDMKIVDFQLCIYDYGVEDLIFFLISSAKKEVIDNNLDDMINLYYDSFIDVLKMLKVDTEQYSKSKFLELLNKCAPMKFAQCIMMVQVIQASRTSHSEMKNMENAAELFKRETNDVGNKKLLHIVQTFAKKNWLL; encoded by the exons AT GGCAGAAATGTGCGAACTAGAAACGTCACTACCAATAGAAGATTTTGAAGGacttataagaaaatctcttgGCTCtggtttaaaaataaaaaatgtaacatgGAAACATTTAACTGATCCAGGAGAAAATTTTGGCAGTTTGATATTGGCTGTTACTGTCAATACTATAGAAAATTCGTCTTCAAAGACGTTGAACGTAGTTGCAAAACTTCCGCCAAAATCTGCATATCTTgtagatttatttaatagtCCACtgacatttaaaaaagaattaaacttTTATAGTGACGTTGTCCCAGCTCTAAAGGATATTTACCGTTCGTCTAATTTACAAGAGGAAGTATCTGTACCGCGCTACTTTGGCGGAAGATTAGGCTTAGAAAATCCTGACAAATTTGATCTTCAAGCTGTTATCATTTTAGAAAATCTTAAATCCTCTGGTTACTCGGTTCAAGATCGAATTATGGGAATGGATTTAGAACATGTTAAACATGCTGTTAAAGAATTGGCAAAGTTACATGCAATGATCATtggtttaaaaataaatagacgagatttcttcaaaaatacTATACTACCAGTTTTAGTATCTCCAACTAATGAAACTGCCGTAAAGTGTGTTATGGATATGATTCATAAGGCACATGAGGATTTAAAACATTTAGAAGAGGCTAAACCATATATGGAAAGCGTTGAAGCTACATTAAAATCTACGAACATAAGTAATGAAACTGAAAAAGACGATTTATGGGCAACAATAGTACATAAAGATTTTTGGGTCAACAATATGTTGTTTTGTCACGATTCTTCTGGACATATAACTGATATGAAAATAGTTGACTTTCAACTTTGCATTTATGACTATGGTGTAGaagatcttatattttttttaatatctagtGCTAAGAAAGAAGTTATTGATAATAACTTAGATGATATGATTAATTTGTATTATGATTCCTTTATCGacgttttaaaaatgttaaaagtaGACACAGAACAGTACAGTAAAAGTAAATTCCTGGAATTGTTGAATAAATGTGCACCTATGAAATTTGCACAATGCATTATGATGGTGCAAGTAATACAAGCTTCTCGTACTAGTCATTCTGAGatgaaaaatatggaaaatgcTGCAGAATTgtttaaaagagaaacaaatgaTGTAGGCAATAAGAAATTGTTACATATAGTGCAGacatttgcaaaaaaaaattggttattatga
- the LOC127067095 gene encoding uncharacterized protein LOC127067095 isoform X1 codes for MCMAEMCELETSLPIEDFEGLIRKSLGSGLKIKNVTWKHLTDPGENFGSLILAVTVNTIENSSSKTLNVVAKLPPKSAYLVDLFNSPLTFKKELNFYSDVVPALKDIYRSSNLQEEVSVPRYFGGRLGLENPDKFDLQAVIILENLKSSGYSVQDRIMGMDLEHVKHAVKELAKLHAMIIGLKINRRDFFKNTILPVLVSPTNETAVKCVMDMIHKAHEDLKHLEEAKPYMESVEATLKSTNISNETEKDDLWATIVHKDFWVNNMLFCHDSSGHITDMKIVDFQLCIYDYGVEDLIFFLISSAKKEVIDNNLDDMINLYYDSFIDVLKMLKVDTEQYSKSKFLELLNKCAPMKFAQCIMMVQVIQASRTSHSEMKNMENAAELFKRETNDVGNKKLLHIVQTFAKKNWLL; via the exons atgtgtat GGCAGAAATGTGCGAACTAGAAACGTCACTACCAATAGAAGATTTTGAAGGacttataagaaaatctcttgGCTCtggtttaaaaataaaaaatgtaacatgGAAACATTTAACTGATCCAGGAGAAAATTTTGGCAGTTTGATATTGGCTGTTACTGTCAATACTATAGAAAATTCGTCTTCAAAGACGTTGAACGTAGTTGCAAAACTTCCGCCAAAATCTGCATATCTTgtagatttatttaatagtCCACtgacatttaaaaaagaattaaacttTTATAGTGACGTTGTCCCAGCTCTAAAGGATATTTACCGTTCGTCTAATTTACAAGAGGAAGTATCTGTACCGCGCTACTTTGGCGGAAGATTAGGCTTAGAAAATCCTGACAAATTTGATCTTCAAGCTGTTATCATTTTAGAAAATCTTAAATCCTCTGGTTACTCGGTTCAAGATCGAATTATGGGAATGGATTTAGAACATGTTAAACATGCTGTTAAAGAATTGGCAAAGTTACATGCAATGATCATtggtttaaaaataaatagacgagatttcttcaaaaatacTATACTACCAGTTTTAGTATCTCCAACTAATGAAACTGCCGTAAAGTGTGTTATGGATATGATTCATAAGGCACATGAGGATTTAAAACATTTAGAAGAGGCTAAACCATATATGGAAAGCGTTGAAGCTACATTAAAATCTACGAACATAAGTAATGAAACTGAAAAAGACGATTTATGGGCAACAATAGTACATAAAGATTTTTGGGTCAACAATATGTTGTTTTGTCACGATTCTTCTGGACATATAACTGATATGAAAATAGTTGACTTTCAACTTTGCATTTATGACTATGGTGTAGaagatcttatattttttttaatatctagtGCTAAGAAAGAAGTTATTGATAATAACTTAGATGATATGATTAATTTGTATTATGATTCCTTTATCGacgttttaaaaatgttaaaagtaGACACAGAACAGTACAGTAAAAGTAAATTCCTGGAATTGTTGAATAAATGTGCACCTATGAAATTTGCACAATGCATTATGATGGTGCAAGTAATACAAGCTTCTCGTACTAGTCATTCTGAGatgaaaaatatggaaaatgcTGCAGAATTgtttaaaagagaaacaaatgaTGTAGGCAATAAGAAATTGTTACATATAGTGCAGacatttgcaaaaaaaaattggttattatga
- the LOC127067095 gene encoding uncharacterized protein LOC127067095 isoform X3: MCELETSLPIEDFEGLIRKSLGSGLKIKNVTWKHLTDPGENFGSLILAVTVNTIENSSSKTLNVVAKLPPKSAYLVDLFNSPLTFKKELNFYSDVVPALKDIYRSSNLQEEVSVPRYFGGRLGLENPDKFDLQAVIILENLKSSGYSVQDRIMGMDLEHVKHAVKELAKLHAMIIGLKINRRDFFKNTILPVLVSPTNETAVKCVMDMIHKAHEDLKHLEEAKPYMESVEATLKSTNISNETEKDDLWATIVHKDFWVNNMLFCHDSSGHITDMKIVDFQLCIYDYGVEDLIFFLISSAKKEVIDNNLDDMINLYYDSFIDVLKMLKVDTEQYSKSKFLELLNKCAPMKFAQCIMMVQVIQASRTSHSEMKNMENAAELFKRETNDVGNKKLLHIVQTFAKKNWLL, encoded by the coding sequence ATGTGCGAACTAGAAACGTCACTACCAATAGAAGATTTTGAAGGacttataagaaaatctcttgGCTCtggtttaaaaataaaaaatgtaacatgGAAACATTTAACTGATCCAGGAGAAAATTTTGGCAGTTTGATATTGGCTGTTACTGTCAATACTATAGAAAATTCGTCTTCAAAGACGTTGAACGTAGTTGCAAAACTTCCGCCAAAATCTGCATATCTTgtagatttatttaatagtCCACtgacatttaaaaaagaattaaacttTTATAGTGACGTTGTCCCAGCTCTAAAGGATATTTACCGTTCGTCTAATTTACAAGAGGAAGTATCTGTACCGCGCTACTTTGGCGGAAGATTAGGCTTAGAAAATCCTGACAAATTTGATCTTCAAGCTGTTATCATTTTAGAAAATCTTAAATCCTCTGGTTACTCGGTTCAAGATCGAATTATGGGAATGGATTTAGAACATGTTAAACATGCTGTTAAAGAATTGGCAAAGTTACATGCAATGATCATtggtttaaaaataaatagacgagatttcttcaaaaatacTATACTACCAGTTTTAGTATCTCCAACTAATGAAACTGCCGTAAAGTGTGTTATGGATATGATTCATAAGGCACATGAGGATTTAAAACATTTAGAAGAGGCTAAACCATATATGGAAAGCGTTGAAGCTACATTAAAATCTACGAACATAAGTAATGAAACTGAAAAAGACGATTTATGGGCAACAATAGTACATAAAGATTTTTGGGTCAACAATATGTTGTTTTGTCACGATTCTTCTGGACATATAACTGATATGAAAATAGTTGACTTTCAACTTTGCATTTATGACTATGGTGTAGaagatcttatattttttttaatatctagtGCTAAGAAAGAAGTTATTGATAATAACTTAGATGATATGATTAATTTGTATTATGATTCCTTTATCGacgttttaaaaatgttaaaagtaGACACAGAACAGTACAGTAAAAGTAAATTCCTGGAATTGTTGAATAAATGTGCACCTATGAAATTTGCACAATGCATTATGATGGTGCAAGTAATACAAGCTTCTCGTACTAGTCATTCTGAGatgaaaaatatggaaaatgcTGCAGAATTgtttaaaagagaaacaaatgaTGTAGGCAATAAGAAATTGTTACATATAGTGCAGacatttgcaaaaaaaaattggttattatga